One Candidatus Nitrososphaera evergladensis SR1 genomic window carries:
- a CDS encoding Rieske (2Fe-2S) protein, whose translation MAKVVVGKASEIGPGQMAHVTAGGKEVLVANIGGVFYAAGNTCNHAGAELHEGTLNGKELTCPWHGAKWDVTTGEMTWFPQKLKPIGSYKVSVENGTVYVEV comes from the coding sequence ATGGCTAAAGTCGTAGTCGGCAAGGCGTCAGAGATAGGTCCGGGCCAGATGGCTCACGTGACGGCTGGCGGAAAGGAAGTGCTTGTGGCAAACATTGGAGGCGTGTTCTATGCGGCAGGAAACACGTGCAACCACGCAGGTGCTGAGCTTCACGAAGGAACGCTCAATGGAAAAGAGCTGACCTGCCCGTGGCATGGCGCCAAGTGGGACGTCACCACTGGAGAGATGACGTGGTTTCCGCAAAAGCTCAAGCCCATTGGCTCGTACAAGGTGTCGGTGGAAAACGGCACCGTCTATGTCGAGGTCTAG
- a CDS encoding MTH1187 family thiamine-binding protein: MTVHAEISVIPVTGSTSMSREVAVAFDAIKKTQGIRVTLTALGTQMEAEDISAVLAAIKAAHGAVKKAGVARIISSVRIDERLDKDQSLESKVRAVKKRLA; the protein is encoded by the coding sequence ATGACAGTGCACGCAGAGATAAGCGTGATACCGGTGACCGGCAGCACCAGCATGAGCAGAGAGGTCGCAGTTGCGTTTGACGCAATAAAAAAGACCCAGGGGATCAGGGTGACGCTCACGGCGCTTGGAACCCAGATGGAAGCAGAGGACATTTCCGCAGTGCTTGCCGCGATAAAGGCGGCGCACGGGGCGGTCAAAAAGGCCGGCGTGGCAAGGATAATCTCCTCGGTAAGGATAGACGAGAGGCTTGACAAGGACCAGAGCCTTGAAAGCAAGGTTAGGGCAGTAAAAAAGAGGCTTGCCTAG
- a CDS encoding SAM-dependent methyltransferase, translating into MQLNIAEFMSTLPENVVRGESVELPEHALLQMFKLAGVKKNDTFFHLGCGQGEAVALAVKKFGVKKAVGVEIDEDAAAKARRKISHLRKNNNAEIVTGDIRDADISGASVVLFWFSDPAIVDAMVKKFRKELKDGARVITIWSPPGMMLPQKVDFPFFVCEKPFKYATSVRQQIKAVYGNKCIDFTAAWLLAERYIDALGVVPGQYRRFVNMLQSMVIWINAWNMGVTCEDGVPPPVNAYLGILREFFGIDMKDLFTRDPKDESMTMMKMPSDDDKMGCC; encoded by the coding sequence TTGCAGTTGAACATCGCCGAGTTCATGTCCACGCTTCCGGAGAACGTGGTAAGAGGGGAGTCCGTAGAACTGCCAGAGCACGCGCTCTTGCAGATGTTCAAGCTTGCAGGCGTGAAAAAAAACGATACTTTTTTCCACCTTGGCTGCGGCCAAGGCGAGGCAGTCGCGCTTGCCGTCAAGAAGTTTGGCGTCAAAAAAGCAGTAGGGGTGGAAATTGATGAAGATGCAGCAGCCAAGGCGCGGCGCAAAATATCCCACCTGAGAAAAAATAACAACGCCGAGATAGTGACAGGCGACATCCGCGATGCGGACATCTCTGGCGCCTCCGTGGTCCTGTTCTGGTTTAGCGATCCCGCTATAGTGGACGCGATGGTCAAAAAGTTCAGAAAAGAGCTGAAAGACGGCGCCCGCGTAATCACGATATGGTCGCCGCCGGGAATGATGCTTCCGCAAAAGGTGGACTTTCCGTTCTTTGTGTGCGAAAAGCCGTTCAAGTACGCGACCTCTGTCCGGCAGCAGATAAAGGCAGTCTATGGCAACAAGTGCATAGACTTTACCGCCGCCTGGCTGCTTGCAGAGCGCTACATCGACGCGCTTGGCGTCGTGCCGGGCCAGTACCGGCGCTTTGTGAACATGCTGCAGAGCATGGTGATATGGATAAACGCGTGGAACATGGGAGTCACGTGCGAAGATGGCGTGCCTCCGCCCGTCAATGCGTACCTGGGCATCCTGCGAGAGTTTTTTGGAATCGACATGAAAGACCTGTTCACGCGGGATCCAAAAGATGAAAGCATGACTATGATGAAGATGCCCTCGGATGATGACAAGATGGGCTGCTGCTGA
- a CDS encoding DUF763 domain-containing protein produces the protein MRRTQFINLPLHTGHPPAYLMRRMARLSHAMAKVMVDSYGQQEFLRRLSDPLWFQAFGCVLGFDWHSSGVTTVVTGVLKQSLSPDVHGIAIAGGKGKKSTSAMSDIPRLAGDFGLSSAKTDSLLYASKMSAKVDSAAVQDGYSLYHHAILFDERGDWAVVQQGMNAENRMARRYHWVSDSLKQGGYVLAPHAGIICEQKTARTLDMTASGSQESQKVSLDLARGNPDNLKSSIYKLTAENTLDKWLIEGEPATTKKSTMMTGYEMPRRLDWDLFRQIYDVQPKNYEELLSMQGVGAATVRALALVSELIYGTPASWQDPVKYSFAHGGKDGVPHPVARKVYDQSIKYLEGAIDGAELEREERTTALKKLAKFSEAMFPSSSS, from the coding sequence TTGCGCCGGACCCAGTTCATCAACCTGCCCCTGCACACCGGTCATCCGCCGGCCTACCTGATGCGCCGGATGGCAAGGCTGTCGCACGCGATGGCAAAGGTGATGGTCGACTCGTACGGCCAGCAGGAGTTTTTGCGCCGGCTCTCCGACCCGCTGTGGTTCCAGGCGTTTGGCTGCGTCCTTGGCTTTGACTGGCATTCTTCCGGCGTCACGACGGTCGTGACAGGCGTGCTAAAGCAGTCGCTTTCGCCCGACGTGCACGGCATCGCAATAGCAGGCGGCAAGGGCAAAAAGTCAACCTCTGCCATGTCTGACATACCAAGGCTCGCCGGGGATTTTGGCCTGTCGTCTGCAAAAACCGATTCACTTTTGTATGCAAGCAAAATGTCTGCCAAGGTCGACAGCGCAGCAGTGCAGGACGGCTATTCTCTGTACCACCATGCAATACTGTTTGACGAGCGGGGCGACTGGGCAGTGGTGCAGCAGGGCATGAACGCAGAGAACCGCATGGCCCGGCGATACCACTGGGTTTCTGACAGCCTGAAACAGGGAGGGTACGTGCTGGCGCCGCACGCCGGCATAATCTGCGAGCAAAAAACCGCAAGGACGCTTGACATGACTGCAAGCGGCTCGCAGGAAAGCCAAAAGGTCTCACTCGACCTTGCGCGGGGCAACCCTGACAACCTGAAATCTTCGATATACAAGCTGACGGCTGAAAACACGCTTGACAAGTGGCTCATAGAAGGCGAGCCGGCAACAACAAAAAAGAGCACGATGATGACCGGCTACGAGATGCCCCGCCGGCTTGACTGGGACCTTTTCAGGCAGATATACGACGTCCAGCCGAAAAACTATGAAGAGCTCCTGTCGATGCAGGGAGTAGGCGCAGCCACGGTGAGGGCCCTTGCGCTTGTATCTGAACTCATCTATGGCACGCCTGCATCGTGGCAGGACCCTGTCAAGTACAGCTTTGCCCACGGAGGCAAGGACGGCGTGCCCCATCCCGTTGCGCGTAAAGTCTATGACCAGTCGATAAAGTACCTTGAAGGCGCGATTGACGGGGCGGAGCTGGAGCGAGAAGAGCGCACCACCGCGCTGAAAAAGCTGGCGAAATTTTCAGAGGCCATGTTTCCTTCTTCTTCCTCCTAA
- the pckA gene encoding phosphoenolpyruvate carboxykinase (ATP): MIELATLDIKLVKAHMNLPVPALVEMILQSKEGVLSSTGALSVRTGKFTGRSPDDKFLVDDDVTHGTVDWGKVNRPISEENFDKIYRRMKKHIEDKELFVFDGYVGADPENRLPIRVINNRAWHNLFARQIFIRPDNSGELDGFKPEFTLISADDFAANPASEGTRTETFIIVNFKRKIVLIGSTSYAGEIKKAMFSIMNFLLPRKGIFPMHCSANVGKGGDVALFFGLSGTGKTTLSADPERRLVGDDEHGWSDNGVFNFEGGCYAKCINLKKEHEPQIWNAIKFGSLMENVVITDGAREPDFADGSLTENTRVVYPLDFIDGAIIPSVAGHPKVIIFLTADAFGVMPPIAKLTKEGAMYHFMSGYTSKLAGTERGITEPKETFSQCFGGPFMPLHAQQYAKLLGKKMDEHGTRVYLINTGWTGGPYGIGKRMNLSYTRAMVTAALSGDIEKSPVKHHDIFNLDMPTSCPGVPPEVLDPRNTWHDKDKYDAAAKRLAALFAKNFEKFGSVSKEIASAGPRP; this comes from the coding sequence ATGATAGAACTCGCAACGTTGGATATCAAACTTGTCAAGGCCCACATGAACCTGCCGGTACCTGCACTGGTGGAAATGATACTTCAATCCAAGGAAGGGGTGCTCTCGTCTACGGGCGCGCTCTCTGTCAGGACAGGCAAATTCACGGGCCGGTCGCCGGACGACAAGTTCCTGGTCGACGACGACGTCACGCACGGCACGGTCGACTGGGGCAAGGTCAACCGCCCGATATCTGAGGAGAACTTTGACAAGATCTACCGCAGGATGAAAAAGCACATCGAGGACAAGGAGCTGTTCGTGTTTGACGGCTACGTCGGGGCCGACCCCGAAAACCGCCTGCCAATCCGAGTCATAAACAACCGCGCGTGGCACAACCTTTTTGCCCGCCAGATCTTCATCCGGCCAGACAACTCTGGCGAGCTGGACGGCTTTAAGCCCGAGTTTACCCTCATTTCCGCAGACGACTTTGCCGCCAACCCTGCAAGCGAGGGCACAAGGACAGAGACGTTCATCATAGTCAACTTCAAGCGCAAAATAGTCCTCATCGGCTCGACCTCGTACGCAGGCGAGATCAAAAAAGCCATGTTCTCGATAATGAACTTCCTTTTGCCGAGGAAGGGCATCTTTCCGATGCACTGCTCTGCCAACGTGGGCAAGGGAGGCGACGTCGCCCTGTTCTTTGGGCTTTCTGGAACAGGCAAGACGACGCTTTCTGCCGACCCAGAGCGCAGGCTCGTGGGCGACGACGAGCACGGCTGGTCGGACAACGGCGTCTTTAATTTCGAGGGCGGCTGCTACGCCAAGTGCATCAACCTGAAAAAAGAGCACGAACCCCAGATCTGGAATGCGATCAAGTTCGGCTCGCTGATGGAAAACGTCGTAATCACGGACGGCGCAAGGGAGCCGGACTTTGCCGACGGCAGCCTGACAGAGAACACGCGCGTGGTCTACCCACTTGACTTTATCGATGGCGCAATCATCCCAAGCGTAGCCGGCCACCCAAAGGTCATCATATTTCTGACAGCGGACGCGTTTGGCGTCATGCCGCCGATTGCGAAACTGACAAAGGAAGGGGCAATGTACCATTTCATGTCCGGCTACACGAGCAAGCTTGCCGGGACAGAGCGCGGAATCACCGAGCCAAAGGAAACGTTCTCGCAGTGCTTTGGCGGGCCGTTCATGCCACTGCATGCCCAGCAGTACGCCAAACTTCTTGGCAAAAAGATGGACGAGCACGGAACACGTGTCTACCTGATAAACACGGGGTGGACGGGCGGACCCTACGGCATCGGCAAGCGCATGAACCTTTCGTACACGCGTGCGATGGTGACCGCCGCGCTTTCAGGGGATATTGAAAAGTCGCCGGTAAAGCACCACGACATTTTCAACCTCGACATGCCGACATCGTGCCCCGGAGTGCCACCAGAGGTCCTTGACCCGCGCAACACGTGGCACGACAAGGACAAGTACGACGCCGCGGCAAAGAGGCTGGCAGCACTGTTTGCCAAGAACTTTGAGAAATTCGGCAGCGTGTCAAAAGAGATAGCAAGCGCCGGCCCAAGGCCCTAA
- the pfdA gene encoding prefoldin subunit alpha, producing MHTDDSSGHSHSHDHDHSHPHDHPHDHGHSHEQAQMLEQQLNEMVQQGRVLEAYMNDVMNRQAAVGRMLEEARIASATIQGISAETESETLMPVGIGVYVKTSVPAAKKLLVSLGSGVTIEKSRDDALNYVEARIKEYEVAMRQLEAQRQQIAMQMEQVQQQVNMMLKAAQSRQG from the coding sequence ATGCATACCGATGATTCATCCGGACACTCTCATTCACATGATCACGATCACTCTCATCCTCATGACCACCCCCACGATCACGGGCACTCGCACGAGCAAGCCCAGATGCTTGAACAGCAGCTGAACGAAATGGTCCAGCAGGGCAGGGTGCTAGAGGCGTACATGAACGACGTCATGAACCGCCAGGCGGCTGTCGGCAGGATGCTTGAAGAGGCGCGCATCGCGTCGGCCACCATACAGGGCATCAGCGCAGAGACAGAAAGCGAGACGTTGATGCCAGTAGGCATCGGCGTGTACGTCAAGACAAGCGTGCCGGCGGCAAAGAAACTCTTGGTGAGCCTTGGATCGGGCGTCACTATTGAAAAGAGCAGGGACGACGCGCTCAACTACGTGGAGGCGCGAATCAAGGAGTACGAGGTTGCCATGAGGCAGCTGGAAGCCCAGCGCCAGCAGATCGCCATGCAGATGGAGCAGGTCCAGCAGCAGGTGAACATGATGCTCAAGGCCGCCCAGTCGCGCCAAGGCTAA
- a CDS encoding DedA family protein, whose protein sequence is MRAILAIIVLASAGLLAQIADGISVLIVQYGYPAVFAAAFLEMIFPPIPSEIVFPLVGFTAQSNGLGLQNALGMAAVGALGSTAGAIIIYLAAMKIGRAAILRYGRYIRMGEDDLKKAEGWFAKYGSLAVFAARMVPGIRELISIPAGIGGMKLARYTVFTFAGSLVWSTALTLVGFYVGAAWSAVAEELSSAFTVIGTVVLAGLAATVVIWYARRKNKKSARQPS, encoded by the coding sequence ATGCGAGCGATTCTTGCCATAATAGTTCTTGCAAGCGCGGGACTGCTTGCCCAGATCGCCGATGGCATATCCGTCCTGATAGTCCAGTACGGCTATCCTGCCGTGTTTGCCGCCGCATTTCTGGAGATGATCTTTCCGCCTATACCAAGCGAAATAGTCTTCCCGCTGGTCGGCTTTACCGCGCAAAGCAACGGCCTCGGCCTTCAAAACGCGCTTGGAATGGCCGCAGTTGGTGCCCTTGGCTCGACTGCAGGCGCAATCATAATCTACCTTGCCGCCATGAAGATAGGCCGCGCCGCCATCCTCCGCTACGGCAGGTACATCCGCATGGGAGAGGATGACCTGAAAAAGGCGGAAGGCTGGTTTGCAAAATACGGCTCCCTGGCAGTGTTTGCCGCAAGGATGGTGCCTGGAATAAGGGAGCTCATATCCATACCTGCCGGAATCGGGGGGATGAAGCTTGCAAGGTACACGGTCTTTACGTTTGCCGGCTCGCTTGTGTGGTCCACTGCCCTGACCCTTGTCGGGTTTTACGTGGGCGCTGCATGGAGCGCAGTGGCAGAGGAGCTGTCGTCGGCGTTTACCGTGATAGGGACGGTAGTACTTGCAGGCCTGGCGGCAACAGTCGTCATATGGTACGCAAGGCGCAAGAACAAAAAGTCTGCTAGGCAGCCTTCATGA
- the argF gene encoding ornithine carbamoyltransferase has protein sequence MKTLKTSSNNNNNKRDLLGMQDLTAADIHAILKLAAKLKKEQKTGKARPLLRGKTLGMIFQKPSTRTRVSFEVGMNQLGGSAIYLGSTDIQLARGETIEDTAKTLSRYVDCLMARVYDHADVQKLAASASIPVINGLSDAFHPCQILADLLTIQEHKKKLEGLRMAWLGDGDNVCNDLLLGAAKTGISMAAACPAGYEPLEDVIKIAKAEGRKTGAEITITADPATAAKDADIIVTDTFISIGKEGERATREAVFLPEYQVNAGIMRLAKKDAIFMHCLPAKRGQEVSADVIDGPQSVVWDEAENRLHAQKAVLCMLMKAA, from the coding sequence ATGAAGACATTGAAGACCTCCTCAAATAATAATAACAACAAGCGTGACCTGCTGGGAATGCAAGACTTGACGGCTGCAGACATACACGCCATTTTGAAATTGGCTGCAAAACTAAAGAAAGAGCAAAAGACGGGCAAAGCCCGCCCGCTCTTGCGCGGAAAAACCCTTGGCATGATATTTCAGAAACCGTCGACGCGCACCCGCGTCAGCTTTGAGGTGGGCATGAACCAGCTTGGAGGAAGCGCGATATACCTTGGCTCAACGGACATCCAGCTTGCCCGGGGCGAAACAATAGAGGACACCGCAAAGACGCTCTCTCGCTATGTCGACTGCCTGATGGCTCGCGTGTACGACCACGCGGACGTGCAGAAACTTGCCGCCTCTGCGTCGATACCCGTCATAAACGGGCTTTCAGACGCATTCCATCCGTGCCAGATACTTGCCGACCTTTTGACGATTCAAGAGCACAAGAAAAAACTGGAAGGGCTGCGCATGGCGTGGCTTGGCGACGGCGACAATGTCTGCAACGACCTTTTGCTGGGCGCGGCCAAGACCGGCATCAGCATGGCGGCCGCGTGCCCGGCAGGCTATGAGCCGCTTGAAGATGTCATAAAGATAGCAAAAGCTGAGGGCCGGAAAACCGGCGCCGAGATAACAATCACGGCGGACCCTGCCACGGCCGCAAAAGACGCCGACATCATAGTCACAGACACGTTCATCTCGATAGGCAAGGAAGGCGAGCGGGCGACCCGCGAAGCCGTGTTCCTCCCAGAGTACCAGGTAAACGCCGGGATAATGCGGCTTGCAAAGAAAGACGCGATTTTCATGCACTGCCTGCCTGCCAAGCGCGGCCAGGAAGTGTCGGCTGACGTAATCGACGGCCCGCAGTCTGTCGTGTGGGACGAGGCGGAAAACCGCCTGCACGCGCAAAAGGCCGTCCTGTGTATGCTCATGAAGGCTGCCTAG
- a CDS encoding DUF1428 family protein, with protein MNNSTTEPAREIEIGSYVALTFWRAPKKNRDAVVQVGRQNDQIWRKHGMLRSETFLLGTRDVPTGCKSIANILSAADEGEDLWVLQQFFRDRDHADKVLSNVIKDESINKVVKEFYGEIAQGQSLVTGGFSRIV; from the coding sequence ATGAATAACAGCACAACCGAACCTGCAAGAGAAATAGAGATTGGAAGTTATGTCGCGCTTACCTTTTGGCGGGCGCCGAAAAAGAACCGCGACGCAGTAGTACAGGTCGGCAGGCAAAACGACCAGATTTGGAGAAAGCATGGGATGCTGCGCTCAGAGACGTTCTTGCTTGGCACCCGCGACGTTCCCACTGGCTGCAAAAGCATTGCCAACATTCTTTCTGCTGCCGATGAAGGCGAGGATCTCTGGGTCCTGCAGCAGTTCTTTAGAGACAGGGATCACGCGGACAAGGTTCTTTCCAACGTGATAAAGGACGAGAGCATCAACAAGGTTGTCAAAGAGTTCTACGGCGAAATCGCGCAAGGGCAGAGCCTCGTTACCGGCGGGTTCAGCCGCATAGTGTGA
- the ftsY gene encoding signal recognition particle-docking protein FtsY has protein sequence MFDKLKKALSGAAKSIGQKEINEKILDETLLDLQIELLESDVAQEVVDDLSARLKKDLLGLKLEKGQDASQVIESKLQEIVAGIFARAGRLDIVEKIRAKKEAKQGPFVIVFLGINGTGKTTTVAKVGNLLRKSGISVVVAAGDTHRAGAIEQLTQHAERLSLKVIAQRYGADPSAVGRDAVDYAKKHYIDAVLIDTAGRMQTSKNLMDEMSKIVRVVKPDIKLFVGDSLAGNDTINQAREFFQYANFDGAILTKIDADAKGGAAISIAHLTSKPIAYVGVGQGYDDMIPFDPDKFITSLFGSAAVSVQDLMSAAPLPPSPPATEPETRQEEVEPRPATAAVASGSPIFAPRAVEEEPITKDDHDRDLPPSPSPVQASSPPSPPPSPPSPPQSYVPEPAREEKKSRFGGLFGRKKSSDDGGNEEKRRREEEEDNRRRVEDLNRRKEEDEERQRRKEEEQRRKDEEQQRKREEEERKRKEKEEKKKKRKDDKDSSKDEVVYLTDEDIEDLLK, from the coding sequence ATGTTTGACAAGCTCAAGAAGGCTTTATCAGGCGCCGCAAAGAGCATCGGCCAGAAGGAGATAAACGAAAAGATACTTGACGAAACGCTCCTTGACCTGCAAATAGAGCTTCTTGAAAGCGACGTCGCGCAGGAGGTGGTCGACGACCTTTCTGCCAGACTGAAAAAAGACCTGCTTGGGCTAAAGCTGGAAAAAGGACAAGATGCAAGCCAGGTAATCGAGTCAAAACTGCAGGAAATAGTTGCCGGGATATTTGCCCGCGCAGGCAGGCTTGACATAGTCGAAAAAATCAGGGCAAAAAAGGAGGCAAAGCAGGGCCCGTTTGTCATCGTGTTTCTTGGCATAAACGGCACCGGCAAGACAACGACGGTCGCCAAGGTGGGAAACCTCCTCCGCAAGAGCGGCATTTCCGTAGTGGTCGCGGCAGGCGACACGCACAGGGCCGGCGCCATTGAGCAACTGACGCAGCACGCAGAGCGCCTGTCCCTGAAAGTGATTGCGCAGAGGTACGGCGCTGACCCGTCTGCAGTGGGCCGCGACGCCGTTGATTACGCAAAAAAGCACTACATCGACGCCGTCCTGATAGACACTGCCGGCAGGATGCAGACGTCGAAGAACCTCATGGACGAGATGTCCAAGATCGTCCGGGTGGTCAAGCCGGACATCAAGCTGTTTGTGGGCGACTCGCTTGCAGGAAACGACACGATAAACCAGGCCCGCGAGTTCTTCCAGTACGCCAACTTTGACGGCGCCATCCTAACAAAGATAGACGCCGACGCCAAGGGGGGCGCGGCGATTTCAATAGCGCACCTTACCTCAAAGCCGATTGCATACGTAGGGGTTGGGCAGGGCTATGACGACATGATACCTTTTGACCCTGACAAGTTCATCACGTCGCTATTTGGAAGCGCCGCTGTAAGCGTGCAGGATCTGATGTCTGCTGCGCCGCTTCCGCCTTCGCCGCCAGCCACCGAGCCAGAGACGCGGCAAGAAGAGGTGGAACCCCGGCCCGCGACTGCGGCGGTAGCAAGTGGATCGCCGATTTTTGCCCCACGTGCAGTAGAAGAAGAGCCTATTACAAAGGATGACCATGACCGCGACCTTCCACCCTCTCCTTCTCCCGTACAGGCAAGCTCTCCTCCTTCTCCACCACCGTCGCCGCCATCTCCTCCTCAGTCCTATGTACCAGAACCGGCAAGGGAAGAAAAGAAGAGCCGCTTTGGCGGGCTGTTTGGCCGCAAAAAGAGTAGTGATGATGGCGGCAATGAGGAAAAGCGCAGGCGCGAGGAGGAAGAGGACAACCGGCGCAGGGTCGAAGATCTGAATCGGCGCAAAGAAGAAGACGAAGAGCGCCAGCGCAGAAAAGAGGAAGAGCAGCGCAGAAAGGACGAGGAGCAGCAGAGAAAACGCGAAGAGGAAGAGCGCAAGCGCAAAGAGAAGGAGGAGAAGAAGAAAAAGCGCAAAGATGATAAGGACAGCAGTAAAGACGAGGTTGTATACCTTACAGATGAAGACATTGAAGACCTCCTCAAATAA